One window from the genome of Salisaeta longa DSM 21114 encodes:
- a CDS encoding 6-pyruvoyl trahydropterin synthase family protein, whose amino-acid sequence MSTVFVTRKVHFNAAHRLHNPEKSDAWNAETFGACNNPNWHGHNYVLEVTVAGTPDPETGYVVDLGALKQVLHERVVDRMDHKNLNLEVDFLDGILPSTENVAVAIWEQLEGHLPAGRLHCVRLYETERNFVEYRGD is encoded by the coding sequence ATGTCCACCGTTTTTGTCACACGCAAGGTCCATTTCAACGCCGCACACCGGCTGCACAACCCAGAAAAGTCCGACGCGTGGAATGCAGAAACCTTCGGCGCGTGCAACAATCCGAACTGGCACGGGCACAACTACGTGCTGGAAGTGACGGTTGCCGGCACGCCCGACCCGGAGACGGGCTACGTGGTGGACCTGGGCGCGCTGAAGCAGGTGCTGCATGAGCGCGTGGTGGATCGGATGGATCACAAGAACCTGAACCTGGAGGTCGACTTTTTGGACGGCATTTTGCCTTCCACCGAGAACGTGGCTGTAGCGATTTGGGAACAGCTGGAGGGTCACCTGCCGGCGGGCCGCTTGCACTGCGTGCGGCTCTACGAAACCGAGCGCAACTTTGTTGAATACCGCGGGGACTAG
- the folE gene encoding GTP cyclohydrolase I FolE: MRDILTDLGEDPSREGLLDTPQRVAKAYQFLTQGYAQDPKAILQQALFAEAYDEMILVKDIEFYSLCEHHMLPFFGRAHVAYIPDGHIVGLSKIPRTVEVFARRLQVQERLTLQIRDAIDEVLQPLGAAVVIEAQHLCMMMRGVEKQSSRTTTSSMSGEFEKHRTRTEFMRLVQASS; encoded by the coding sequence ATGCGCGACATCCTCACGGACCTGGGCGAGGATCCGTCGCGCGAGGGGCTGCTCGACACCCCGCAGCGCGTGGCCAAAGCCTACCAATTTCTGACGCAAGGGTACGCCCAAGATCCGAAAGCCATTCTGCAGCAAGCGCTTTTCGCCGAGGCGTACGACGAGATGATCTTGGTAAAAGACATCGAGTTTTACTCCCTGTGCGAACACCACATGCTGCCGTTCTTTGGGCGGGCGCACGTGGCGTACATTCCCGACGGACACATCGTGGGGCTCAGCAAGATTCCGCGGACGGTGGAAGTGTTTGCGCGTCGCCTGCAGGTGCAAGAACGCCTCACGCTCCAAATCCGCGATGCGATTGATGAAGTGCTGCAGCCCTTGGGCGCGGCGGTGGTTATCGAGGCGCAGCACCTATGCATGATGATGCGCGGCGTAGAGAAACAGAGCTCACGCACGACAACGAGCTCCATGAGCGGCGAGTTTGAGAAGCACCGCACGCGCACTGAATTTATGCGGCTCGTTCAGGCTTCGTCCTGA
- a CDS encoding monovalent cation:proton antiporter family protein, with amino-acid sequence MPPLVAAGVTLPFLDDVVLLLVLGIAIAYVCVRFHVMPIVGFLLTGVVIGPSVLGLVNDPALVQNLAEVGVILLLFTIGLEFSLEKLARIRRLVLGAGSLQVGATLLIVAGACRWWGVGWPEALFTGGLVALSSTALVLGILAARKETETAAGQGALGVLIFQDLAVVAFVLVVPLLGGEGGHPLDLAWALGKAAALIASVLVAARSVVPWLLERVARTRSHELFLMTIVALCFGTAWLSSLADVSLALGAFLAGLAVSESPYSAQALSEVVPLQILFNAAFFVSVGMLMDVGFFWAHLWMVLGLAALVVVLKGLVTAASVRLTGYPTRAAVATGLLLAQVGEFSFVLNTAGRAVGLHPMGLGTSGEQLFIATTVLLMLCTPLLAQRAPRAGQQVEDWLQRLGLTPGADAVSPAPPLEDHALIVGYGPAGRRLATVLRSTGIPLIILDLNPQSIADATADGYTALYGDASRAHVLEAAHVSHAKLCVVAINDRRAVGRIVEAAREANPTLRVIARTPYLADVEALHAAGAEVVVPEEMESTVRLFSEVLRAYQIPAHEIQEHVQEVRAHDYALMRAGDEAAPAMPLHLHGLHEENLHTRVVWVRPGSRAAGHSLAELSLPTTYGLTVLAVRRDDTNIPTPDGHFVLAPDDRLTLVGPAEAFAQCADVFRVAEERWENPRQDEA; translated from the coding sequence ATGCCTCCCCTTGTTGCCGCCGGCGTCACGCTTCCGTTCCTCGACGATGTGGTGCTCCTGCTCGTGCTGGGCATTGCCATTGCCTACGTGTGCGTGCGCTTTCACGTGATGCCCATCGTCGGCTTTCTGCTGACCGGCGTGGTGATTGGTCCAAGCGTGCTTGGCCTCGTAAACGACCCGGCCCTGGTGCAAAACCTGGCCGAGGTGGGCGTCATCCTGCTGCTTTTTACCATTGGGCTGGAGTTTAGCCTGGAAAAGCTGGCGCGCATCCGGCGGCTGGTGCTGGGCGCCGGGAGCCTGCAGGTGGGCGCAACGCTGCTCATCGTGGCGGGGGCCTGCCGGTGGTGGGGCGTGGGCTGGCCCGAGGCCCTGTTCACCGGCGGCCTCGTCGCCCTCTCCTCTACAGCCCTCGTCCTGGGCATCCTCGCGGCCCGCAAAGAGACCGAAACGGCGGCCGGACAGGGCGCGCTGGGCGTGCTCATCTTTCAAGACCTGGCCGTAGTGGCCTTCGTGCTGGTGGTGCCCCTGCTGGGCGGCGAGGGCGGCCACCCGCTGGACCTGGCGTGGGCGCTGGGCAAGGCCGCCGCACTCATCGCAAGCGTGCTGGTGGCGGCCCGCAGCGTAGTGCCGTGGCTCCTGGAGCGCGTCGCCCGCACGCGCAGCCACGAGCTGTTTCTGATGACGATCGTTGCGCTCTGCTTTGGCACCGCCTGGCTCAGCAGCCTGGCCGACGTGAGCCTTGCCCTGGGCGCGTTTTTGGCGGGCCTCGCCGTGAGCGAAAGTCCCTACAGCGCGCAGGCGCTCAGCGAAGTGGTCCCGCTGCAAATCCTATTCAACGCTGCGTTCTTCGTCTCCGTGGGCATGCTCATGGACGTGGGGTTCTTCTGGGCCCACCTGTGGATGGTGCTGGGCCTTGCAGCGCTCGTGGTTGTCCTGAAGGGACTTGTTACAGCGGCCAGCGTGCGCCTAACCGGCTACCCGACGCGCGCGGCCGTGGCCACCGGGTTGCTTCTGGCGCAGGTCGGTGAGTTTTCGTTTGTGCTCAACACCGCCGGCCGCGCTGTGGGCCTCCACCCGATGGGCCTGGGCACGAGCGGCGAACAGCTGTTCATTGCCACCACCGTCCTCCTGATGCTGTGCACGCCGCTGCTGGCCCAACGCGCCCCCCGTGCCGGTCAGCAGGTGGAAGATTGGCTGCAGCGCCTCGGCCTCACGCCGGGCGCCGATGCCGTGTCGCCGGCGCCGCCCCTGGAGGACCATGCGCTGATTGTGGGCTACGGACCCGCTGGGCGCCGCCTTGCCACCGTGCTACGCAGCACCGGCATCCCGCTCATCATCCTGGACCTCAACCCGCAGTCCATTGCCGATGCGACGGCCGATGGGTACACGGCGCTCTACGGCGATGCCAGCCGGGCGCACGTCCTCGAAGCGGCCCACGTGTCGCACGCCAAGTTGTGCGTCGTTGCCATCAACGACCGGCGGGCCGTCGGGCGCATCGTGGAAGCGGCCCGCGAGGCCAACCCAACGCTGCGCGTGATTGCGCGGACGCCGTATCTTGCCGATGTGGAGGCCCTGCACGCCGCCGGCGCCGAGGTTGTTGTGCCGGAAGAGATGGAAAGCACCGTGCGCCTATTTTCGGAAGTGCTGCGGGCGTATCAGATTCCGGCGCACGAGATTCAGGAGCATGTGCAGGAGGTGCGCGCCCATGATTATGCCCTGATGCGTGCCGGCGACGAAGCCGCACCTGCTATGCCGCTTCACCTCCACGGCCTGCACGAAGAGAACCTGCACACGCGCGTGGTGTGGGTGCGGCCCGGCAGCCGCGCCGCGGGCCATTCCCTGGCCGAGCTGTCGCTGCCCACAACCTACGGCCTCACCGTTTTGGCCGTGCGGCGCGACGACACGAACATTCCCACCCCCGACGGCCACTTTGTCCTCGCCCCCGACGACCGGCTCACGCTGGTTGGCCCCGCCGAAGCGTTCGCGCAGTGCGCCGACGTCTTCCGCGTTGCAGAAGAACGCTGGGAAAACCCGCGTCAGGACGAAGCCTGA
- a CDS encoding PAS domain-containing protein, producing the protein MPQLHLDRSGTILHATPTAQRLLEYDDEEALNPCFFTHVHGRNLHQVMQDMAHMVRQRKRKASWFLRLRTGNGRWRWFRAQASNKLYAQPPHIAVNLQPV; encoded by the coding sequence GTGCCGCAACTACACCTCGACCGCTCAGGCACGATCCTGCATGCCACCCCAACCGCTCAGCGCCTGCTCGAATATGACGACGAGGAGGCGCTCAATCCGTGCTTCTTCACGCATGTGCACGGGCGCAACTTGCATCAGGTGATGCAGGACATGGCCCACATGGTGCGGCAGCGCAAGCGAAAGGCGTCGTGGTTCTTGCGGTTGCGCACGGGCAACGGCCGGTGGCGATGGTTTCGGGCGCAGGCGTCGAACAAGCTTTACGCCCAGCCGCCACACATCGCCGTGAATCTGCAGCCGGTGTAA
- a CDS encoding DUF3124 domain-containing protein translates to MRQLLRFTLWSILLATTLSACNIPADRAPVQSAPPSTSPDTGHGVSAAPWRPQRALPPTQQAVAQTVYVPAYSYIYFNLTDRPQVIDLAVTLSVRNTSINRPITLTSVTYHDSEGTWVRQYLDAPQTLAPLASTAFVVAKDDRTGGAGANFIVEWEADAPVAPPVIESVMISTQSALGISFTSPGRVIRSAPRPTP, encoded by the coding sequence ATGCGTCAACTGTTACGCTTTACGTTGTGGAGCATCCTGCTCGCTACGACACTCTCTGCCTGCAACATCCCGGCCGACCGGGCACCGGTGCAATCTGCCCCCCCAAGCACTTCCCCCGATACCGGGCATGGCGTTTCCGCTGCCCCCTGGCGCCCGCAGCGCGCGCTCCCGCCCACCCAGCAAGCCGTTGCCCAAACGGTGTACGTGCCCGCCTACTCGTACATCTACTTCAACCTGACCGACCGCCCGCAGGTCATTGACCTCGCGGTTACGCTGAGCGTGCGCAACACCAGCATCAACCGCCCCATCACCCTCACCTCGGTGACGTACCACGACTCGGAAGGCACCTGGGTGCGGCAGTACCTCGACGCCCCGCAGACGCTGGCACCCCTGGCCTCCACCGCGTTTGTCGTTGCCAAAGACGATCGCACGGGCGGCGCCGGAGCCAACTTCATTGTGGAGTGGGAGGCGGACGCGCCGGTTGCTCCGCCGGTTATTGAATCCGTTATGATTAGCACGCAGTCGGCGCTTGGCATCTCCTTTACCAGCCCCGGCCGCGTCATCCGAAGCGCGCCTCGCCCCACCCCGTAA
- the fabF gene encoding beta-ketoacyl-ACP synthase II, whose product MASATSSRVVVTGLGALTPLGNSVDAFWEGLTTGASGIGPTTRFDASDFRCQIAGEIRDFDPTAYVDAKQARRLDRFSQYALAVAADALADAALQPKELSPDARDRIGVIFGTGIGGVDLFQEQAEVFREHGPRRLSPFFVPMMISNMAAGLIAMEHTLRGPNHCVISACATGNDAVADSLMLLRHGHADVMIAGGTEAAINELCVGGFGSMRALSSRNDAPTEASRPFDVDRDGFVPSEGAGALILETLEHAEARGARIYAEVAGFGKSNDAHHYAAPDPDGRGATLAMHGAVDDAGLARTDIDHINMHATSTPVGDIIESKAIEQAFGDHAHEISCSATKSMTGHLLGAAGAVESIATVLALHHGIVPPTINTETVEEGCTLNYTLGTAEERPLRAALANAFGFGGHNTTLAFTPAP is encoded by the coding sequence ATGGCTTCCGCTACTTCTTCTCGTGTTGTTGTCACCGGCCTGGGGGCGCTTACGCCGCTGGGCAATTCTGTAGATGCCTTCTGGGAGGGGCTTACCACCGGCGCTAGCGGCATTGGGCCCACCACCCGCTTCGACGCGTCGGACTTCCGTTGTCAGATTGCGGGCGAGATCCGCGACTTCGATCCCACGGCGTACGTGGATGCGAAGCAGGCCCGCCGCCTCGACCGGTTCAGTCAGTACGCGCTGGCGGTGGCGGCCGATGCGTTGGCCGATGCGGCGTTGCAGCCCAAGGAGCTCTCCCCCGACGCCCGCGATCGCATCGGCGTTATCTTTGGCACCGGCATTGGCGGCGTCGATCTGTTCCAGGAGCAGGCCGAAGTCTTTCGCGAACACGGCCCGCGGCGTCTCTCGCCCTTCTTTGTGCCCATGATGATTAGCAACATGGCGGCGGGCCTCATTGCCATGGAGCACACCCTGCGCGGGCCCAACCACTGCGTCATCTCGGCGTGCGCGACGGGTAACGACGCGGTCGCCGATAGCCTGATGCTGCTGCGCCATGGCCACGCCGATGTTATGATCGCCGGCGGCACCGAGGCAGCCATCAATGAGCTGTGCGTGGGCGGCTTTGGCTCGATGCGCGCGCTCTCCTCGCGCAACGACGCACCCACCGAGGCGAGTCGTCCGTTCGATGTGGACCGCGACGGGTTCGTGCCGTCCGAAGGCGCCGGCGCTCTGATTTTGGAGACCCTGGAGCACGCTGAGGCCCGCGGGGCGCGCATCTACGCGGAGGTTGCGGGCTTTGGGAAGTCGAACGACGCGCACCACTACGCCGCGCCCGATCCCGACGGCCGGGGCGCCACGCTGGCCATGCACGGCGCGGTGGACGACGCGGGCCTCGCGCGCACCGACATCGACCACATCAACATGCACGCCACATCCACCCCGGTGGGCGACATCATCGAGTCGAAGGCGATCGAGCAGGCCTTTGGCGACCACGCCCACGAGATCAGCTGCTCGGCCACCAAGAGCATGACGGGCCATCTGCTGGGTGCTGCGGGAGCCGTCGAATCGATCGCCACGGTGCTCGCGCTGCATCACGGCATTGTGCCGCCCACCATCAACACCGAGACGGTGGAGGAGGGCTGCACGCTCAACTACACGCTGGGCACGGCCGAGGAGCGTCCGCTACGGGCCGCCCTGGCCAACGCCTTTGGCTTTGGCGGACACAACACCACGCTGGCGTTTACGCCGGCGCCGTAG
- a CDS encoding ribose-phosphate diphosphokinase, with protein MPAPDLRLFALSETHDFGARVAAAMNRSLDDHEEQTFTDGEHLLRSLVNVRGRDVFVVQSLHGGPRYSISEKLTRLLLFIGALEDADARRITVLIPYLCYARKDRKTRPRDPVSTRYIAAMLEAVGADRVVTMDVHNLAAFQNAFRVGTDHLEARPLFVQHAAHTLSDEERLVVLSPDEGGVKRAARFAEGLRAALGRDIQTAFVEKIRREEGVSGGTLVGDVAGATVLVLDDLISTGGTIAQAAQSAAEAGAARVILVITHGLFVGAAAATLQAAPIAALWTTNTIPPFRLQDTAARDLLTVCDAAPLFADAIRAIHTGGSVTKLLRVRG; from the coding sequence ATGCCTGCCCCCGACCTGCGCCTCTTCGCTCTTTCCGAAACCCACGATTTTGGCGCGCGCGTCGCGGCGGCCATGAACCGGTCGCTCGACGACCACGAGGAGCAAACGTTTACCGATGGCGAGCACCTGCTGCGGTCGCTGGTCAACGTGCGCGGCCGCGACGTCTTTGTGGTGCAGTCGCTACACGGCGGGCCGCGGTACAGCATCAGCGAGAAGCTAACGCGCCTCCTTCTGTTTATTGGAGCGCTTGAAGATGCCGACGCGCGGCGCATCACCGTGCTCATCCCATACCTGTGCTACGCCCGCAAAGATCGCAAGACGCGTCCCCGCGATCCGGTATCCACGCGCTACATTGCGGCCATGCTGGAAGCCGTGGGGGCCGATCGTGTGGTGACCATGGACGTACACAATCTGGCGGCCTTTCAAAATGCCTTTCGCGTGGGCACCGATCACCTGGAGGCGCGCCCGCTGTTTGTGCAGCACGCCGCCCACACGTTAAGCGACGAGGAACGCCTGGTGGTGCTGTCGCCCGACGAGGGGGGCGTGAAGCGTGCGGCGCGCTTTGCGGAAGGCCTCCGCGCGGCGCTGGGCCGTGACATCCAAACCGCGTTTGTGGAAAAAATCCGCCGCGAAGAGGGCGTCAGTGGAGGCACGCTGGTGGGCGACGTGGCGGGGGCGACGGTGCTGGTGCTCGACGACCTGATTAGCACGGGCGGGACGATCGCGCAGGCGGCTCAATCGGCGGCCGAGGCCGGCGCCGCACGCGTGATTTTGGTCATCACGCACGGGCTCTTTGTGGGCGCCGCGGCGGCGACGTTGCAGGCCGCACCCATCGCCGCCCTCTGGACGACCAACACGATTCCGCCGTTTCGCCTGCAGGACACCGCGGCCCGCGATCTGCTAACGGTGTGCGATGCCGCCCCGCTCTTTGCCGATGCCATCCGGGCCATCCATACCGGCGGCTCGGTGACGAAGTTGCTTCGGGTCCGGGGCTAA
- a CDS encoding peptidylprolyl isomerase, whose product MADHQQWNQPPEQSIDPDATYTATLETDKGTITAELYPEHAPKTVNNFVFLANEDFYDGTTFHRVIDGFMIQGGDPTGTGRGGPGYQFEDEVDDNPLTHETGALSMANAGPNTNGSQFFITHAPQPHLDGKHTVFGKVTDGQDVVDAIEADDIIQRVSIDTA is encoded by the coding sequence ATGGCCGACCATCAACAGTGGAACCAGCCGCCGGAGCAGTCCATCGATCCCGATGCGACGTACACCGCGACCCTTGAGACCGACAAAGGTACCATTACCGCGGAGCTGTATCCGGAGCACGCGCCGAAGACGGTCAACAATTTCGTATTCCTGGCCAACGAGGATTTTTACGACGGCACCACGTTTCACCGTGTCATCGACGGCTTTATGATTCAGGGCGGCGATCCTACCGGCACCGGCCGCGGCGGCCCGGGGTATCAGTTCGAAGACGAAGTGGACGACAACCCGCTCACGCACGAAACCGGCGCCCTCTCGATGGCCAACGCGGGCCCCAACACAAACGGCAGCCAGTTTTTCATCACGCATGCCCCGCAGCCGCACCTGGACGGCAAGCACACCGTATTTGGGAAAGTGACCGACGGGCAAGACGTGGTGGATGCCATTGAAGCCGACGACATCATCCAACGCGTTTCCATCGATACGGCATGA